From Clostridium sp. SY8519:
CCGCCGTTGAAATGTTTGGAAGCTGCTTCTTTGGTAAGGAATTTTCCGGTGGACTCAATGACGTATTCCGCACCGCAGCCGGCCCAGTCGATATCTGCCGGATCATCTTCACTGAAGACCCGGATGTCTTTTCCGTTGATCCGGATACCGGTATCGGTAGCTTCTACGTCACCCTGGAAACGGCCGAATACAGAATCGTATTCTACCTGATATGCCATTCTCTTAAAGTCTGCGTTGTGAATGTTGATGCCGCAGATCTCAATATCTGCTGTATCGCTTCGCTCCTCCAGGCTGCGAAGAATCACCCGCGCAATCCGGCCAAATCCATTGATGCCTACTTTAATCGTTCCCATTGGTAAAAACCTCCTTTAAATTTGTGCCATCGGATGGCACGTTTTACCTGATTAGAGAAAAAAATCCCATCTCCAGCATGTATCATACCATTCTTTTTCATATTTTTCAGCGATTATACTAAAAAATACATAATTCTGTTGAAAAAAATTGTAAACTTTGTTAAAAAGTTATCAAAAATGGCAAAAAGGGGAGTTTTATACAACGGGCAGAGGTGCGGGAGATCAGTCCTGTCTGCTCAGCCGGATATATTCCAGGGCGCTTTCCTGATTCTCCTGAATTTCCCGGGCGGTCAGAGGGCGGATGATTTTTGCCGGGAAACCCATGACCAGTGAATTGTCCGGAATCACGGTATGCTGGGTCACCAGCGCCCCTGCGCCGATCAGACAGTTTTTGCCGATGACCGCGCCGTTTAACAGGATGCTGCCCATGCCTACCAGGGTGTTGTCACCGATCCGGCAGCCATGGAGGACGGCTCCGTGTCCTACTGTGACATGGTCCCCAAGCACCACCGGCGCGCCTGCGTCCACATGGATCACACAGCAGTCCTGAATGTTGGTGCCCCGGCCGATGGTAATGGTATCGTCTTCTGCGCGGAGCACGGCGT
This genomic window contains:
- a CDS encoding gamma carbonic anhydrase family protein — translated: MPVIDPSVILKEGSIVKGRVTIGADSSIWYNAVLRAEDDTITIGRGTNIQDCCVIHVDAGAPVVLGDHVTVGHGAVLHGCRIGDNTLVGMGSILLNGAVIGKNCLIGAGALVTQHTVIPDNSLVMGFPAKIIRPLTAREIQENQESALEYIRLSRQD